GGCGCTACGGGGTCAGGACGCCGGACATCACGCTGCTGCCCATCGGCGGCGTGGCGCGGCTGGAGCGCATCCCGGAGAAGCCGGCGCAGGAGATCGTGGTGGCGCTGGCCGGCCCGGCGGTGAACATCGTGATCGCCGGGCTGCTCTATCTCGTGCTCGGCGGCTTCGTCCCGGCCGGCAGCGTGGAGCCGCAGAACGCCGGGGTCGGCGTGCTGGAACGGCTGGCCGCGGTCAACCTGTTCCTGGCGCTGTTCAACCTGATCCCGGCCTTCCGATGGATGGCGGACGGGTGCTGCGCGCCATCCTGGCGAGCCGCAACGGCTATGTCCGCGGCACGCAGATGGCGGCCTCGGTCGGCCAGGGGGTGGCCTTCCTGCTGGGGCTGCTCGGCCTGTTCGGCAACCCGATCCTGCTGTTCATCGCGCTGTTCGTCTATCTGGGGGCGGCGTCGGAGGCCCATGCCGTGCAGATGCGCGAGGTGACCAACGGCGTCACCGTGTCGGATGCCATGATCACCCGCTTCGAGAGCCTGTCGCCGTCCAGCGTGATCGAGGATGCGGTGCAGTGCCTGCTGCGCACCACCCAGCACGAGTTCCCGGTGGTGGACGGCACCGGCCGGCTGCGCGGCGTGCTGACGCGCCAGGCGATGATCCGCGCGCTGCGCGACCTCGGCCCGCAGGCGCCGGTCCTGCAGGCGATGCAGGCGGACATCCCGACCATCCATCCCGGCCAGAAGCTGGAGGACGCGCTGCAACTGATGCGGGACGGCGAGTTGCCGGCGGTGGGGTGGTCGACGGCGCCGGCCGGCTGGTCGGGCTGGTGACGCCGGAGAATGTCGGGGAGATGATGATGGTCCACGCCGCCCGCCCCGCCCGGCCGGCGGCCGCCCGCTGACCCCGCGGACTCAGCGCGGGCGGCATTCCTGCCCGCGTGCCCGCAGAGCCTTGCAGAACCGCTCCGCCTCGTCGCGGTCGGCGAAGCCGGGGATGCGCACCGTGGTGAAGACGCGGCCGTCGCTGCTGCGTGGCCGCGGGGCGAAGACCGGTTCGCGGCCGGCCAGCAGCGGCCCGAAGACCTTCTTCAAATGGTCCCAGTCGGAGCGCGCCGTCGCTTCCGAGGCGAAGGTGCTGAGATCGACCGCGACCCCGTCCGGTTTCGCGGCGGGAGCGGGCGCCGGCAGCGCGACCGAGGGCTTGGCGGCGGCGACGGCGGCGGCGGCCCGCTGTTCGGCGGCCAGCGCCGCATCGACGCAGCCCGCAAGTTGCGGCAGGCCCTGCCCCGCCCCCTCCAGCGAATAGCCGAGCGCCTCGACGTCCTGGCCGCCGTCGAACAGCCCCTGCACGAACAGCCACTCCCCCGGCGCAACAGCTCCTGCGTCCGGTCGGTGTCCGGCAGGTCGATGATGACGCTGCGTGCCAGCAGGTCCGCCGGCGCGGGATCGGCGGCCCCTTCGTCCACCCGGTAGGTCAGCATCCGCTTCGCGCCGTCCGGCAGGCGGAAGGCCGGGTTCGACACCACCAGGAAGAAGTTGCGGCTGCGGGTCAGCGCGAAGGTCACCACGCTGTCGTCGTCGAACATCCGCACGATGGCGCAGCTTTCCAGCCGCCCCGCCCGGTCGCGGACGATGCTGCCGCTCCACAGCGGGCCGGCGTCGAACTCCTCGGCCTGCACCGGAGAGAGCGGCGCGAGGAGCAGCAGCGCTGCCGCAGCGACGGCGGAATGGAGCGGGCGGGCGATCGGCGTCATGCGCCAATCATTGCGGCCAAGCTCCGCGGCGCGTCAAGGCCGCCGCCGGCCGATCGACGCAAGGCGGCGGGGCGGGACCGCGCCGCGGCTGTTGGACCGGCCATGCGTGCCATTTCGCATGCGAAGACTTTACAGCTCCCGCCGGGATGACCATGACCATGACCGCAACCTTGCCGTGTCCATTCCCGGCCGCATCGCCGCCGCGGCACAGGCCCTGCCCGATCCCGACGATCCCGCCTTCGCCGATGCCTTCGACGAGCTGGGGCAGGCGGCGCACCGTCCTGCTCGGCGAGGCCTCGCACGGCACGTCTGAGTTCTATCGGGGGAGTTCTATCGGGCGCGGGCGGCGATCACCCGGCGGCTGGTCGAGCGGCATGGCTTCACCATCACGGCGGTGGAGGCCGACTGGCCCGACGCCGCACAGGTCGACGCGGTGGAAGCGGCGGAGGGGGAAGGCCCGCCCGAGACCTTCCCCTTCGGCCTGCAGGCCCGACCGGCCGGCGATCAGGGCCGCGGCGGGTGGTAGGAGGGCGGGTCGCCGGCCGGGACGGATTCGTCGGAGGCCTCGTCCACCACACAGGGCCGTTCAGGGAACCGCCCCGACCATCTCCACGGCGAAGTCGCCGGGCGCGACCTCCATCCCGGCCAGCCGGTCGAGCGCCTGTTCCATCCGGCGGCGGCCGGCCTGCCAGCGCTCCTCCAGCACGGGGCGGGAGAAGTCGAAGGACCGCATCTCCGCATCGCCCGGCACGGCGGTGGAGCCGACGACCATCAGGGCGGTGGCGCCGTCCCCCGCCCGTGACGCCTCGGCCAGCGCCTCCGCCAGATCTGGGTCGGCCGGGCCGGAGCCGTTGCGCCGGTCTGCAGGCAGGTGCGACGCGAGGTTGGCGAGCCGGCGGCGAAGCCGGTGGCTGCGGCGCAGCCCGTCGATCGTCCGGCGGGTCTGGCTGGACAGCAGGAGGTCGAGCTGCCGGTCCACCGACTGCCCGACGGTACGCGGCGGACCGCCCTGCCGGTCGAACAGGTCGATGGCGATGCACAGCCGGTCCTCCGCCACCGGCTCGCCGATCGCCGCCTCCAGCGGCAGGTTGGCGACCATGGCGCCGTCGCACAGCAGCCGCCCCTCGATCTCCACCGGCGGGAAGAAGGGGATGAAGCCGCAGCTGGCCAGCAGATGCTCCATCCGCAGGCCGGGGTCGCCGGCCGCAAACCGCACCTCGTCTCCGGTCACCGCGTCCACGGCCACCACGGTCAACGGCAGTTCGCCGCCGTTCAGCCGGTCGAAATCGACCAGGCGGGCCAGCGTCGTGCGCAGCGGCCCCAGGTCGAAGAGGCTGGCGTCCCCCGGCATGCCGGGCAGCAGGGACAGGGCGCCGGGCAGGCGCGGCCGGAACACCCCCGGGCTGCCGAGCAACGGCGACTGCAGCGCCCGCGCCCGCCCGTCGCCGACCAGCGGCCCGAACAGCGGGCTGCTGAGCAGGGGGCTGCCGATCACCAGCCTGTCCTGTGTCGCCGCGTCCCAGAAGCGCCGCAGCGCCTCCACCCGCGCCTCCGGCGGGTTGCCGGCGATCAGCGCGGCGTTGACCGCCCCGATGGAGACGGCCACCACCCGCTGCGGCAGGAGCCCGCGCTCGTGCAGCACTTCATAGGCGCCGGCCTGGAAGGCGCCGAGCGCATTGCCGCCGGACAGCACCAGGGTCAGCGGCAGGGTCGTCGCGCCGGTCATGCCGCCCGCCTCACCCCCTGCACCGGCCGGGACCGCCGGGAGGCTTCCGCGCCGGTCCGCTGCCAGCGCCGCCACGCCATGATGCCGAGCGGCAGGCCGATCAGCGCCAGGGTCAGCACCGGCACCCCGCCGTCGTTCGGCCCCTTGCGCCAGCCGCCATGGACCGCCGCCCCGTCGCGCATCGGCTCGAACAGGGTGCCGGTCGTCTCGTCGCCCGGCTGGTCGGCGAGGAAGCCGTCGTTGAGCGCCCGGCCGTTGACCCGCGTCATCAGGGAGGGGACCAGCCGCTTCGCCGCGATGGCCGCCTTGCCGGCGCCGCCGATGATGACCTCGGCCCGGGGGCTGGTCACCAGCCCGACCACGGCGCGGGCCACCTTCTCCGGCGTATAGACCGGCGGAGCGGCGCGGACGCGGTGGTGGCTGTAGTTGGCCGCATGCTGGAAGAAGGGGGTGTCGATGACCGACGGCAGGATGGTGCAGATGTGGATGTCCGGCTGGTCCAGCACCTCCTGGCGCAGCGCCTCCGAAAAGCCGCGCACGGCGAACTTGCTGGTGGCGTAGGCGGTCGAGTCCGGCTTGGCGAGACGCCCGACGATGGAGGCGTTGCTGATAAGCACGCCGTGCCCCTGGGCGCGGAACTGCCGCATCGCCGCCTTGGCGCCATACATGCAGCCGAAGACGTTCGTTTCGATCACCCGGCGCCAGACGTCGGAGGGAATGTCCTCGAACCGGCCGAAGACGCCGACGCCGGCATTGTTGAACCACACGTCGATGTGGCCGAAGCGGGCGACGGTGTGGCGGGCCAGCCGCTCCACCGCCGCCTCGTCCGTCATGTCGGTGGGCACCGCGACGGCCTTGCCGCCGAGGTCCCGGCATTCGTCCGCCGCCTCCGCCAGCATCTCCGGCCGGCGGGCGGCGAGGACGACGGTGGCGCCGCGGCCGGCGAAGGCATGGGCGGTGGCCCGGCCGATGCCGCTGGACGCGCCCGTGATGACGACCACCATCCCGTCGAAGGATCGGTCCATGAGTGTGCTCCCCGGCTCGCTGCTGCATCGCAACAACATGCGGGGGAGGAATCAGTCACGCGGACTCGTGCTGGGTTTCGCGCCGGGCGTCATGGCGCAGCAGCCCGCGGCCGGCCGCGTCGCCGGAGGGCAGCGCGTCGGGCTCCCCCGCTCCCTCCTCCTCGATGACGCCGATGCGGTGGCGGTAGATCATCTCGCCGCCGGCCCAGGCGGTAACGCCGAGCAGCGCCGTGGTGGCCGCCGAAAGGGCGAGCCCGCGCGGCACCACCGCATCCTCGGGATCGTCGCGGCGGGCGAGCAGGTTGGCGAGCGACAGGGCAAGAACGGTGGCGTTGCCGATCGCGTGGAGCGGGCCGACCGCATGCTTGCGCGCCCGCGGGATCGACAGGTAGTCGGCGGCGCCGGCGGTCGCGGCCACCACGCCCGAGGCGAGGCCCAGCCGCAGCATCCATTGCGAGGTGCGCGCCCAGAAGGGATCGCCGGTGCGCCAGTAGGCGACGTCGGTGCCGAGCGTCGCGGTCAGGAAGGCCACCGGATAGGGAATGAGGACGGGGTGGATCGGGTGGCGGCCGATCGCCGCGGCGCTGGTGGCGCCGGTCCGTTCATCGGAAGAGGTCCTGGGTCCCGCGTTGCGGACGGCCCGCAGCGTATCCTTCACCGCCATGTCGCGCACTCCCTGCTGTCGGCGTTCCCGGCCGCCGGGGCCGGTGGTCGCTCCTGCCAACAGGCGCATGCGCCAACTGGTTCGCAAGGCGGGCGAGGAATCCCGCTGTGCAGGGACACCCCCGGCCGGGGCGGGCCGGCCGGGGGACCCCGTCGTCAGTGCGAGGACGCGGCGGCGGCGCCGATCCCCGTCTGCGACCGGACATACTGGTCGTCGTAGGCGGCGATCTCCGCCCGCGCGCGCTGGCTGTTGTCCAGCTTCGACACCAGGATGGTGACGATGAAGGCCAGCGACATGGAGAACAGCGCCGGATGCTCGTAGGGGAAGACCGGCGTGGCGTAGCCCAGCACCGCCACCCACACGGTCTTCGACAGCACCACCAGCGCCACCGCCGAGACGAGGCCGCTGAAGCCGCCCCACAGCGCGCCGCGGGTGGTCAGCCCCTTCCAGTACATGGAGAGGATCAGCACCGGGAAGTTGACCGACGCCGCGATGCCGAAGGTCAGGCCGACCAGGAAGGCGACGTTCTGCTTCTCGAACACGATGCCGAGGATCACGCCGACCACGCCGAGCGCCAGCGAGGACAGCTTGGAGACGCGCATCTCCTCGGCCTCCGTCGCCTGGCCCTTGCGGATGATGCGGGCGTAGAGGTCGTGCGCGATGGCCGAGGCGCCGGCCAAGGCCAGCCCGGCGACCACCGCCAGGATGGTGGCGAAGGCGACCGCCGACATGAAGCCCAGCAGCACGTCGCCGCCCATGGCGTGGGCGAGGTGCATGATCGGCATGTTGCCGCCGCCGAGCAGCTTGCCGCCGACCACGCCGCCCTCGAAATACTGCGGGTTGGCGCCGACGATGGAGATCGCGGCCATGCCCAGCACCGCCACCACCAGGAAGAACATCCCGATCAGGCCGGAGGCGACGAAGACGCTCTTGCGCGCCTCCTTGGCGTTGGGGACGGTGAAGAAGCGCATCATGATGTGCGGCAGGGCGGCGGTGCCGAACACCAGCCCCAGCGACATCGACACGGTGGAGACCGGATCGGCCAGCAGGCTGCCCGGCCCCATGATCTTCGGCCCGGCCTTGTGCGTCTCGATCGCCTTGGCGGCGATGGCCTCCAGGCTGAAGCCGAACTGCGACAGGGTCAGCACCAGGAGCAGCAGGCCGCCGCCCAGCATCAGGCAGGCCTTGATGATCTGCACCCAGGTGGTGGCGATCATGCCGCCGAAGGTGACGTAGATCACCATCAGCACGCCGACCAGCACCACGGCCACCGCATAGTCGAGCCCGAACAGCAGCTTGATGAGCTGGCCGGCGCCGACCATCTGGACGATCAGGTAGCAGATGACGACGGTCAGCGAGCCCAGCGCCGCGAAGGTGCGGACACTCGACTGGTCGAGCCGGTAGGAGGCGATGTCCGCGAAGGTGTAGCGGCCGAGGTTGCGCAGCCGCTCCGCCATCAGGAACAGGATGATCGGCCAGCCGACGAAGAAGCTGACGGTGTAGGCCACCCCGTCGAACCCCGTCGCGTAGACGAGGCTGGACAGGCCGAGCAGGGTCGCCGCCGACATGTAGTCGCCCGCGATGGCAAGGCCGTTCTGGAAGCCGGAGATGCCGCCGCCCGCCGTGTAGAAATCCGAGGCCGACCGGGTGCGCTTGGCCGCCCAGTAGGTGATGCCCAGCGTCAGCCCCACGAAGGCGACGAACATGGCGATGGCGGTCGGGTTGATGGCCTGCTTGTCCGCGGCCCCCATGTCGCCGGCGGCGATGGCCGGGCCGGCGGCCAGAAGGGCCGCCGTCAGCGCGGCGGCGAGAATCCTGATGCTCATTTCCGGCTCTCCGCCACGATCTGGTTGTTGAGGTCCTCGAACTCGCCATTGGCGAAGTAGGAATAGACCCCGGTCAGCAGCCAGGAGACGACGATCACCACGGCGGCGATGGGGAAGCCGATGCTGAGCGCGCCGCCTTCCGCGACGGGGCTGCGCAGCAGGTCGGGGGCGAAGGCGACCACCATCATCAGCGCGTAGTAGGCGCCCAGCACGATCAGCGACAGGACCAGCGCCAGCCGGCCGCGCCGGGCGACGAGCTGCTGGAATTTCGGATTGGCGCGAACCCGTTGGTAGACCGGATCCGACATTGTTTCCTCCTGGTTACTTATTGCTGGGGAGGGACGCTATCCGATCAGTGTTTCTGAAATACCCCGGGAATGTTGCAGATTGTTGCCGGACATTGCGTCGCAGCAGGGAGCACGGGCGGAGCGCGCCGCCCCGGGGCGATCCCCGGCGATCCCCATTGCCCGAGGCCCGCCCGCGGTGCCAAAGTGGCCGTCGCCCCCCGATCCGCCGGCCTCCAGGCCCGACCCCATGCTCCGCTCCCGGCTGTTCCTCCGCCTGTTCTCGACCATGCTGCTGCTGGTGGGGCTGTTCTCCTCGGCCTACTACCTGCTGTCGGTGCCGCTGGTGGAGGAGAAGGCCTATCAGATCGAGCTGGATGCCAGCCGCACCATCCTCGACAACGTGCACGAGCTGGTGGGCCGGATCCGCAGCGGCCTGGACGAGCAGCGCTCGGCCATCATCGACGGCTTCCGCAACGAGATGCGGCTGACCGTCTCCCTGGCGGCGGGCTACATGGATTATGTCTTCGCCCGGATGGAGCACGGCGAGATCGGCCGCGAGGAGGCGGAACGGCTGGTCTTCGACGGGCTGAAGGCCTTCCGCCACGGGCGCGACGACTATATCTGGGTCACCGACTACGGCTCGCGCATCCTGTCGCACCCCGACCCCGACTATGCCGGCCGCAACGTCGCCGAGTTGCAGGACGAACAGGGGCGCTACATCCTGCCGACCATCATCGAGCGCGCCCGGCGCGAGGGCGAGGGCTATCACACCTATCCCTGGCGCCGTTCGGCCGGCGGGCAGCCGGTGCAGAAGATGTCCTATTTCCGCCATCTGCCGGAATACCGGCTGGTGATCGGGGCCGGCGCCTGGCTGGACCGGATCGACGCCGCGGTGGAGCGCCGCAAGGCCGAGGCGATCGAGGATCTGCGCCAGGCCCTGCGCAACATCCGCATCGCCCGCACGGGATACGTCTACATCTTCGATTCCGCCGGCGGATGATCATCCACCCGAACCCGAACATCGAGGGCGCGGCCTTCGGCGACATGAAGGACCCGGCGACCGGCGAGTTCATCGCCGAGGCGCTGATGCGGGCGGCGCAGGAGGGGCGCTACCTGCGCTACATGTGGGACAAGCCGAGCGACCCCAACAACTACGCCTATGAGAAGATCAGCTGGGTCCGGCATTTCCCGGAGCTGGACTGGTACATCGCCTCCAGCGTCTACGAGGAGGAGCTGCGCAGCTCCTCCACCGTGCTGCGCAACCGGCTGTTCGGCATCTCGCTGGCGGTGACGGCGATCGGCGGGGCGCTCGGCTGGGTCGGCACCCGCTGGCTGGTCGGCCCGCTGCAACGGCTGGCCGGGACCGCGGACCAGGTGCGCGCCGGGAACCTGGACGTGCAGAGCGGCATCCGCCGCAACGACGAGATCGGCGTGCTGGCCGCCACCTTCGACGGGATGATCGGCCGGGTGCGCGACGACATCGCCACGCTGGACAGCCGCGTCAAGGAGCGCACCGCGGCGCTGGAGGAGGCGGAGGCGCGGCAGCGGCTGATCCTCGACGCCATCCCCGCCGCCATCGCCTATCTGGACGGGGCGGAGCGGCTGCGCTTCGTCAACCGCCGCTGGCGCGAACTGGCCGGGCACGATGCCGACGACGTGCTGGACCGCCGCCTGGACGAGGTGCTGGACGCCGACGCCTACCGCCGCCTGTCGCCCCATCTGGAGCGCACCCGCGCCGGGGAGGCCGCCAGCTTCGAGGACGGCGGCACCGGCCGCGACGGCCGGCCGCTGGTCACCCGGACCATGCTGATCCCGCAGCGCAACGCGCGGGGGGCGACGGTCGGATTCTTCGTGCTGTCGCTGGACGTGACCGAGGAGCGCGAGGCACAGCGCCAGCTTCTGGAGGCGCAGAGGCTGAAGGCGGTCGGGCAGCTCTCCGGCGGGCTGGCGCACGACTTCAACAACCTGCTGTCGATCATCCTCGGCAACCTGTCGGTGGCGCGGGAGCGCTTCGCCGGGCTGGAGGATCTCGCCGCCTGCCTGGAGCCCGCGCTGCGGGCGAGCCGGCGCGGCGCCGACATCACGGCCCGCCTGCTGGCCTTCGCCCGCCGCCAGCCGCTGAAGCCGCAGCCGGTCGAGGTGCGGCTGCTGGTGCGGGAGATGACGGTGCTGCTGAGCCGCAGCCTGCCCGCCTCCATCACCATCGAGACGCCCACCATCGGAACGCCGGCCATCGGGACCCCGGCCATCGGGACCCCGGCCGACCCGGCGGGCGGCGCCGACGGCATCTGGGTGGTGGCCGACCCGGCGCAGCTGGAGAACGCGCTGGTCAATCTGGCGCTGAACGCCCGCGATGCGATGCCGCAGGGCGGCGTCCTGACCCTGTCGGTGCAGGAGCGCGCGGAGGTCGAGACGGCGGGCTTCGACGAGCCGCCCGCCCCCGGCCGCTATGTCGAGATCGCCGTGCGCGACACCGGCTGCGGCTTCGCCCCGGAAGGGCTGGCGCGCGCCTTCGAGCCCTTCTTCACCACCAAGTCGCTGGGCTCCGGCCTGGGGCTGTCGATGGTCTACGGCTTCGTCAAGCAGTCGGGCGGCTATATCCGCATCGACAGCGCGGCGGGGGCCGGGGCCGCCATCACCCTGCTGCTTCCGCGGGCCGACGCGCCCGAGCGGGAGGACCTGCCCGGCGGCGAGCCGGACGACCAGCCGGCGCCGCGCTGGAGCGGCCAGCTCGCCCTGGTGGCGGAGGATGACGACGACGTCCGGCAGGTGATGCGCAAACAACTGATGGAGCTGGGGTTTTCCGTCATGGAGGCGGCGAGCGGGGACGAGGCGATGGAACTGCTCGACCAGCTCGACGACCTGCGGCTGCTGGTGTCGGACATCGTCATGCCCGGGGTGTCGGGGCTGCAGCTCGCCCGCCATCTGCGGGTGGCGCGGCCGGACGTGCAGGTGATCCTGATCAGCGGCTTCTCCGTAGAGGAGATCGACGAGCGCGAGGGGCTGGTCATTCTCGGCAAACCATGGGACAAGAAGGATCTGGCGGCTGCGGTCCGGATACCGGCGGCCGTTTAGGGGAAGAAGCGCGCTCGGCACAAGAACGGGAAAAGAAAAGGCGATGGGCGGGAGGAAGCTGATCTACGTCGTCGACGACGATCCGGACATCCGCGACTTGCTGCGGACGGTGCTGGAGGGATTCGGTTTTTCGGCTGCCTTCTTCGCCTCCGGCCAGGCGGTGCGGACGGCCATCCGCCGCGAGGTGCCGGACGTCTGCATCGTCGATCTCGGGCTTCCCGACATGGACGGGCTGACGCTGGTCCGCGAACTGTCGGAGGACGTGCGCTTCGCCGTCATCGTGCTGACCGGGCGGGGCGACGTGTCCGACCGGGTGCTGGGGCTGGAGCTGGGCGCCGACGACTACATCGTGAAGCCGTTCGAGCCGCGGGAGCTGGTTGCCCGCGTCAAGACGGTGATCCGCCGCCGCGAGCAGCTGATCGCCAACGCCCGCGGCATCGGGTCCGACAAGGCGCGCTTCGGCGGCTGGACCTTCGACCTCGGCGCGTTGACCCTGACCGCCGACGACGGCCGGCGCGAGACGCTGACCGCGGCGGAGGCGGCTCTGCTGGTCGCCCTGCTGAAGGCGCCGCGCCGGGTGCTGACGCGCGAGCAGCTCCAGGGGCCGGAGCTGGACCGCGAGGACATCCCCTTCGACCGCGCGATCGATGTGCGCATCTCCCGCATCCGCCGCAAGATCGAGGCCGATCCGCGCTCGCCCAAGCTGATCCGCACGGTGTACGGCGCCGGCTATCTGTTCACCGCCGACGTGACCTGGCTGAGCTGAGGCGGAGGGCGGGCGGCGGAGGGCGGGGGTCGGACGCCCCCCGCACGATTCGCCGGACTTACAATTCGTCATATTTGGGAGACAGTTGAGAAAAGCCGAACCGCTACCCTCCACGCCAACGCCGCGACGAACGCGACGACTGCGACCGCGACGATCGCGATGCCCTGGGGAGAAACGGTTCGATGAGTGCGACCAGTCCGTACGACCTTCATCTCGACAAGACCGCCGCCAACTATGTCCCGCTGACCCCGCTGACCTTCCTGGAGCGGGCGGCCAGCGTGTGGCCCGACCGTCTGGCGGTGGTCCACGGCCCGGTGCGCCGGACCTGGGCGGAAACCGCGCTGCGCTGCCGCAAGCTGGCCTCGGCGCTCGCCAAGCGCGGCATCGGCAAGGGCGACACGGTGGCGATGCTGGCCGCCAACACGCCCGAACTGTTCGAGGCGCATTTCGGCGTGCCGCTGGCCGGCGCCGTGCTGAACGCCATCAACACCCGCCTGGACGCCGCCGCCATCACCTTCATCCTGGAGCATGGCGAGGCCAAGCTGCTGATCTGCGACCGCGAGTTCGCCAAGGTCGGCAAGCCGGCGGTCGCGGCGATGAAGACCCCGATCCCGGTGATCGACATCGACGACCCGCAGTTCACCGGCGGCGAGCTGTTCGGCGAATGCGATTACGAGGCGCTGGTCGCCGGCGGCGAGGATGACTATCCCTGGGTGATGCCGGCCGACGAGTGGGACGCCATCGCGCTGAACTACACCTCCGGCACCACGGGCAACCCGAAGGGCGTCGTCTACCACCACCGCGGCGCCTACCTGAACGCGGTGTCCAACGCGCTGTCCTGGAGCATGGGCGAGGCGCCGGTCTATCTGTGGACGCTGCCGATGTTCCACTGCAACGGCTGGTGCTTCCCCTGGACGATGGCGGTGGTCGCCGGCACCTCGGTCTGCCTGCGGGCCGTGCGGGTCGACGCGGTGCTGAACGCCATCCGCGAGGAGGGGGTGACGCATTTCTGCGGCGCGCCGATCGTGCTGAACATGATCAACAACGCCCCGGCCGAGCTGAAGCAGGGCATCGACCGCAAGATCAAGGTGATGACCGCCGGCGCCGCCCCGCCCGCCGCGGTGATCGCCGGAGCCGAGCGGATGGGCTGGGAGGTCACCCACGTCTATGGCCTGACGGAGGTCTACGGCCCCGTCACGCTCTGCGTCTGGCAGGACAAGTGGAACGACCTGCCGCTGGACCACAAGGCGGCGCTGAAGGCGCGCCAGGGCGTGCGCGGCCCGATGCTGGAGGCGGTGATGGTCGCCAGCCCCGACACGCTGGAGCCGGTGCCGAAGGACGGGATGACGGTCGGCGAGATCTTCATGCGCGGCAACAACGTGATGAAGGGCTACCTGAAGAACCCGGCGGCGACCGAGGAGTCCTTCCGCGGCGGCTGGTTCCACACCGGCGACCTCGGCGTCTGGCACGAGGACGGCTATCTGGAGATCAAGGACCGCTCCAAGGACATCATCATCTCCGGCGGCGAGAACATCTCCTCCATCGAGGTGGAGGACGTGCTGTACCGCCATCCCGACGTGCTGGAGGCGGCGGTGGTCGCCCGCCATGACGAGAAGTGGGGCGAGACGCCCTGCGCCTTCGTCACGCTGAAGGACGGGGCGGCGACGACGGAGGCCGACATCATCGCCTTCTGCCGCGCCAACCTCGCCCACTTCAAGGTGCCGCGGACGGTGGTGTTCCAGCCGCTGCCGAAGACCTCCACCGGCAAGATCCAGAAATTCATCCTGCGCCAGCGGGTCAAGGAGCTGTAACGATGAAGGTGCTGTGCGCCGTCAAGCGGGTCGTCGACTACAACGTCAAGATCCGCGTCAAGGCCGACCAGTCCGGCGTGGATACGGCCAACGTCAAGTTCTCCATGAACCCCTTCGACGAGATCGCCGTGGAAGAGGCGGTCCGCCTGAAGGAGGCCGGCAAGGCGACCGAGGTGGTCGCCGTGTCGCTGGGCAGCGCGCAGTCGCAGGAGACGCTGCGCACCGCGCTGGCGCTGGGGGCCGACCGCGCCATCCTGGTGGAGAGCGACGCCGAGCTGCAGCCGCTGGCGGTCGCCAAGCTGCTGAAGGCGGTGATCGAGAAGGAGCAGCCGCAGGTCGTCATCCTGGGCAAGCAGGCGATCGACGACGACAGCAACCAGACCGGCCAGATGCTGGCGGCCCTGCTCGGCTGGAGCCAGGGCACCTTCGCCTCCAAGGTCGCGATCGGCGACGGCACCGTCACGGTGACCCGCGAGATCGACGGCGGGCTGGAGACGGTGGACCTGACCCTGCCGGCGGTGGTGACCGCCGACCTGCGGCTGAACGAGCCGCGCTATGCCTCGCTGCCCAACATCATGAAGGCCAAGAAGAAGCCGCTCGACACGGTGAAGGCGGAGAGCCTGGGGGTGGACATCGCGCCGCGGCTGAAGACGCTGAAGGTGGCGGAACCGCCGTCGCGCAAGGCCGGCATCAAGGTGCCGGACGTGGCGGCCCTGGTCGAGAAGCTGAAGACCGAAGCGAAGGTGATCTGACGATGCGCAT
Above is a genomic segment from Azospirillum thermophilum containing:
- a CDS encoding ATP-binding protein, producing MIIHPNPNIEGAAFGDMKDPATGEFIAEALMRAAQEGRYLRYMWDKPSDPNNYAYEKISWVRHFPELDWYIASSVYEEELRSSSTVLRNRLFGISLAVTAIGGALGWVGTRWLVGPLQRLAGTADQVRAGNLDVQSGIRRNDEIGVLAATFDGMIGRVRDDIATLDSRVKERTAALEEAEARQRLILDAIPAAIAYLDGAERLRFVNRRWRELAGHDADDVLDRRLDEVLDADAYRRLSPHLERTRAGEAASFEDGGTGRDGRPLVTRTMLIPQRNARGATVGFFVLSLDVTEEREAQRQLLEAQRLKAVGQLSGGLAHDFNNLLSIILGNLSVARERFAGLEDLAACLEPALRASRRGADITARLLAFARRQPLKPQPVEVRLLVREMTVLLSRSLPASITIETPTIGTPAIGTPAIGTPADPAGGADGIWVVADPAQLENALVNLALNARDAMPQGGVLTLSVQERAEVETAGFDEPPAPGRYVEIAVRDTGCGFAPEGLARAFEPFFTTKSLGSGLGLSMVYGFVKQSGGYIRIDSAAGAGAAITLLLPRADAPEREDLPGGEPDDQPAPRWSGQLALVAEDDDDVRQVMRKQLMELGFSVMEAASGDEAMELLDQLDDLRLLVSDIVMPGVSGLQLARHLRVARPDVQVILISGFSVEEIDEREGLVILGKPWDKKDLAAAVRIPAAV
- a CDS encoding response regulator gives rise to the protein MGGRKLIYVVDDDPDIRDLLRTVLEGFGFSAAFFASGQAVRTAIRREVPDVCIVDLGLPDMDGLTLVRELSEDVRFAVIVLTGRGDVSDRVLGLELGADDYIVKPFEPRELVARVKTVIRRREQLIANARGIGSDKARFGGWTFDLGALTLTADDGRRETLTAAEAALLVALLKAPRRVLTREQLQGPELDREDIPFDRAIDVRISRIRRKIEADPRSPKLIRTVYGAGYLFTADVTWLS
- a CDS encoding acyl-CoA synthetase translates to MSATSPYDLHLDKTAANYVPLTPLTFLERAASVWPDRLAVVHGPVRRTWAETALRCRKLASALAKRGIGKGDTVAMLAANTPELFEAHFGVPLAGAVLNAINTRLDAAAITFILEHGEAKLLICDREFAKVGKPAVAAMKTPIPVIDIDDPQFTGGELFGECDYEALVAGGEDDYPWVMPADEWDAIALNYTSGTTGNPKGVVYHHRGAYLNAVSNALSWSMGEAPVYLWTLPMFHCNGWCFPWTMAVVAGTSVCLRAVRVDAVLNAIREEGVTHFCGAPIVLNMINNAPAELKQGIDRKIKVMTAGAAPPAAVIAGAERMGWEVTHVYGLTEVYGPVTLCVWQDKWNDLPLDHKAALKARQGVRGPMLEAVMVASPDTLEPVPKDGMTVGEIFMRGNNVMKGYLKNPAATEESFRGGWFHTGDLGVWHEDGYLEIKDRSKDIIISGGENISSIEVEDVLYRHPDVLEAAVVARHDEKWGETPCAFVTLKDGAATTEADIIAFCRANLAHFKVPRTVVFQPLPKTSTGKIQKFILRQRVKEL
- a CDS encoding electron transfer flavoprotein subunit beta/FixA family protein, with the protein product MKVLCAVKRVVDYNVKIRVKADQSGVDTANVKFSMNPFDEIAVEEAVRLKEAGKATEVVAVSLGSAQSQETLRTALALGADRAILVESDAELQPLAVAKLLKAVIEKEQPQVVILGKQAIDDDSNQTGQMLAALLGWSQGTFASKVAIGDGTVTVTREIDGGLETVDLTLPAVVTADLRLNEPRYASLPNIMKAKKKPLDTVKAESLGVDIAPRLKTLKVAEPPSRKAGIKVPDVAALVEKLKTEAKVI